One Phalacrocorax aristotelis chromosome Z, bGulAri2.1, whole genome shotgun sequence DNA window includes the following coding sequences:
- the ANKDD1B gene encoding ankyrin repeat and death domain-containing protein 1B, whose product MEGPFHLLRAREDAVRGATAASHDGLLPDERDFQYAAKMNNLEAMERLFKKHVNINTVDTLKRTAFHFAVARSHISAVDFLLHHKARLDIADQHGLTVIHLAAWTGNLDIMQKLVKAGADQKAKNEEGMNVLHFAAQNNSVKIVDYFLQDLHLNDLNRPDEKGRKPFLLASEKGHIDMINNLITLKLFTSEKDKEGNTALHLAAKNGHSEVVEILLEQWEDINDPNQNGETPFYLSVEGGHEKCAELLLEAGSDINILTQNNSSALQIAIQNGHLSLVTFLIDKNIDLVPKPEQQNSPLHLAVINNHLLVVKSLLDADHDINSLNHRQETPLHLAADLGNVELVEVLLKAGCDLKTMDKHGKTALAVASRSNHALIVDMIIKAERYYAMKQEHLARSDDRSDFSLSFKQDHSTQTKQIRSSLWNLAYNQLKPQEWKKMALFWKFTDEQIKAIEEQWTGKKSYKEHGNRMLLIWLHGILLTHQNPVKHIYEDLVEAGFQPLAEKIRAASTTDMDSRKCAIS is encoded by the exons ATGGAGGGGCCGTTCCACCTGCTCCGCGCCAGGGAGGATGCCGTGCGGGGAGCCACGGCAGCCAGCCACGATGGCC TATTACCAGATGAGAGAGATTTTCAATATGCCGCTAAAATGAACAATTTGGAAGCCATGGAAAGACTGTTTAAAAAGCACGTTAATATAAATACTGTAGATACT CTGAAGCGCACTGCATTCCATTTTGCTGTTGCAAGAAGTCATATATCAGCAGTGGATTTTCTTCTCCATCACAAAGCTAGACTTGATATAGCGGATCAG CATGGCTTGACAGTGATTCATCTTGCAGCTTGGACTGGAAATCTGGATATAATGCAAAAATTAGTTAAAGCAGGCGCTGATCAAAAGGCTAAGAATGAG GAAGGAATGAATGTACTGCACTTTGCAGCTCAGAACAACAGCGTTAAAATCGTTGATTATTTTCTCCAAGATCTTCATCTGAATGACTTGAACAGGCCTGATGAG AAAGGTAGAAAGCCATTTCTTCTGGCATCTGAAAAAGGCCATATTGACATGATAAACAATTTGATTACTCTGAAGCTGTTTACATCTGAAAAAGATAAG gaGGGAAACACAGCATTGCATCTAGCAGCCAAAAATGGTCACAGTGAAGTTGTAGAAATTTTACTTGAACAGTGGGAGGACATAAATGACCCCAATCAG AACGGAGAAACTCCATTTTACTTGTCTGTTGAAGGAGGTCATGAAAAATGTGCTGAACTCTTACTGGAAGCAGGGAGTGACATCAACATTTTAACTCAA AACAATAGCAGCGCTTTGCAGATTGCAATTCAGAATGGACATCTATCCTTGGTTACTTTTCTTATTGATAAGAATATTGACCTGGTTCCTAAACCTGAG cagcagaattCCCCTCTCCATTTAGCAGTCATCAATAATCATCTACTGGTAGTAAAAAGCCTCTTGGATGCTGATCATGACATAAACTCCTTAAATCAC AGGCAGGAAACCCCTCTACATCTGGCAGCCGATCTTGGCAATGTGGAGCTGGTGGaggtgctgctgaaggcaggCTGCGATCTCAAGACCATGGATAAG CATGGAAAAACTGCTCTAGCTGTGGCATCGAGGAGCAATCATGCCCTCATTGTAGATATGATCATTAAAGCAGAAAGGTATTATGCCATGAAACAG GAACATCTAGCTCGTAGTGACGACAGGTCAGACTTCAGCTTGTCCTTCAAACAAGACCACAGTACACAGACCAAGCAAATCCGTTCCTCCCTGTGGAATCTAGCATACAACCAGCTAAAACcacaggaatggaaaaaaatggccCTGTTCTGGAAGTTCACAGATGAACAAATTAAAGCTATTGAAGAACAATGGACAG ggaaaaaaagttataagGAACATGGAAACAGAATGTTGCTCATCTGGTTACATGGTATATTGCTGACTCATCAGAATCCTGTCAAGCATATATATGAAGATCtggtggaagcaggatttcagcCTTTAGCTG AGAAGATCAGAGCTGCAAGTACCACTGACATGGACTCCAGAAAATGTGCAATTTCATGA